From Drosophila suzukii unplaced genomic scaffold, CBGP_Dsuzu_IsoJpt1.0 scf_4, whole genome shotgun sequence, a single genomic window includes:
- the LOC139354872 gene encoding uncharacterized protein, which translates to MNLRYQPAVPKKLRSCRVFLGTSIFTIASTFFGSVRKAPSPIMNPKYLTCSVTRKSWISSASHPNIQRRGCEDAVGLPCPLPYTTFEPNYIIRMASVETDKVAFQNACFKSTLLMKIVSSTRLKIDSMFCSGFLYQRRSVVPGTFT; encoded by the exons ATGAATCTGCGATACCAGCCTGCGGTTCCTAAGAAGCTGCGTAGTTGTCGCGTATTTTTGGGCACCTCTATCTTCACAATCGCCTCAACTTTCTTCGGATCCGTCCGCAAGGCCCCATCACCGATTATGAATCCCAAATATC TAACATGCAGTGTTACCCGAAAGTCTTGGATATCATCAGCAAGTCATCCAAATATACAAAGACGCGGCTGCGAAGACGCTGTGGGATTACCTTGTCCATTACCCTACACAACCTTTGAGCCGAATTACATAATCCGAATGGCATCCGTCGAAACTGATAAAGTGGCCTTCCAG AACGCATGTTTCAAATCGACACTGCTGATGAAAATCGTCTCATCCACCCGGCTTAAAATCGACTCAATGTTCTGTAGCGG GTTTCTGTACCAGCGTCGTTCGGTTGTTCCAGGGACTTTCACTTAA